A region of Staphylococcus sp. IVB6181 DNA encodes the following proteins:
- a CDS encoding globin domain-containing protein, whose product MLSEKDKDIIKQTVPVLQERGVEITSFFYNRMFNEHPELRNMFNQTNQKKGLQSTALAQTVLAAAANIEKLGAIMPVVKEIAYKHCALQVPESGYKIVGENLIAAIMHVLDLKEEDPIIQAWINAYWEIADVFIQVEKEMYAEMLWDGFQPFSITNIENVASDIKAFTVSSDKYDLSNFEAGQYITVDVSSEKLPYRAKRHYSIVGGDEDTLTFAVKRDVSEDNEGEVSTILHDEFKVGDDINLSAPVGAFRLHNTDKDQLLLASGIGVTPLVSMFEKAIEVDAPSIQFIHNVKDIKDVPFAQRLSNDAEENDHASYEVHDREADGYITKEHLKQYISKDTEVYVCGGIPFLKSIVNELYELGVDKSQIHFETFIPRLSVEV is encoded by the coding sequence ATGTTATCTGAAAAAGATAAAGATATTATCAAACAAACAGTACCAGTTCTTCAAGAAAGAGGTGTGGAAATTACATCATTCTTCTATAACAGAATGTTTAATGAACATCCAGAACTTCGTAATATGTTCAACCAAACCAACCAGAAAAAAGGTTTGCAATCCACAGCTTTAGCTCAAACAGTATTAGCTGCAGCAGCGAATATTGAAAAATTAGGCGCAATCATGCCTGTAGTTAAAGAAATTGCTTACAAACACTGTGCACTTCAAGTACCGGAATCAGGTTACAAAATTGTAGGTGAAAACTTAATTGCCGCAATTATGCACGTGTTGGATTTAAAAGAAGAAGATCCGATTATCCAAGCTTGGATCAATGCATATTGGGAAATTGCTGATGTTTTCATTCAAGTTGAAAAAGAAATGTATGCTGAAATGTTATGGGACGGCTTCCAACCTTTCTCAATTACAAATATTGAAAATGTAGCTTCTGATATTAAAGCATTCACAGTTTCATCTGATAAATATGATTTAAGCAATTTTGAAGCTGGACAATATATTACTGTAGATGTATCAAGCGAAAAACTTCCATATAGAGCAAAACGCCACTATTCAATTGTAGGCGGAGATGAAGATACATTAACATTTGCGGTTAAACGCGATGTATCAGAAGACAATGAAGGTGAAGTTTCAACTATCCTTCATGATGAATTCAAAGTCGGAGATGACATTAATTTATCAGCGCCAGTCGGAGCATTCAGATTGCACAACACTGATAAAGATCAATTGTTACTTGCTTCAGGTATTGGTGTTACACCATTAGTTTCAATGTTTGAAAAAGCCATTGAAGTTGATGCGCCTAGCATTCAATTCATTCACAATGTCAAAGATATTAAAGATGTGCCGTTTGCACAACGCTTATCTAATGACGCTGAAGAAAATGATCATGCTTCTTATGAAGTTCATGATCGCGAAGCAGATGGTTATATTACAAAAGAACATTTAAAACAATATATCTCAAAAGATACAGAAGTTTATGTATGCGGCGGTATTCCATTCTTAAAATCAATCGTGAATGAACTTTATGAATTAGGTGTAGATAAATCTCAAATTCATTTCGAAACATTCATTCCGCGTTTAAGTGTAGAAGTATAA